A region of Triplophysa dalaica isolate WHDGS20190420 chromosome 18, ASM1584641v1, whole genome shotgun sequence DNA encodes the following proteins:
- the LOC130440400 gene encoding uncharacterized protein LOC130440400: MWTTGIFAYFGVSVLVCATSIDRSLEDKGRVEFLRARELAAQPRYGACWSRALKYIQSSCSQFNEDVQSKIALSFTHCHLQRSGRAFPECPENSDVKTCTQDMDSVAFNTYTEFFTHAHSICHYLQSERWQHRAENTIHRLTESSAGVAEQLTSTQRMAEDLVIAQSAALKSQETILRNGEELKSTLQDSTQGLRDVFAEMRHSAQEQQVAFAEIFNRVAFLQSFIMSETHTFSSLFYNALGIVASFFLTSVQRTAGARFFLFGIVALNVYLERMICRMVLENEDEGYQQMERITFSVGILRRAMILIGCLILLYFALRYRNISRESLEILRELKETRSDLQQALQRAECLSTSVDEWKRTRRNRWECKQEDSDGSLVILHPSSVVNSALSTFSGSRDSQHCESFSPSLETKSTTEPTRRKRRTSGSRVRPSAAVVYSVLVDDDQVL, translated from the exons ATGTGGACCACTGGAATTTTTGCATATTTCGGCGTCTCTGTTCTCGTATGTGCAACGAGCATCGACAGAAGTTTAGAGGACAAAGGCCGCGTTGAGTTTCTCAGAGCGCGTGAACTGGCGGCGCAACCCCGCTATGGCGCGTGCTGGTCCCGCGCGCTGAAGTACATTCAGTCAAGCTGCAGTCAGTTCAATGAGGATGTGCAGAGCAAAATTGCGCTGTCCTTCACACACTGCCACCTGCAAAG GTCAGGTCGTGCTTTTCCAGAGTGTCCTGAAAATAGTGACGTCAAAACATGCACACAGGACATGGACTCTGTTGCCTTCAACACGTACACTGAGTTTTTCACTCATGCACATAGTATATGTCATTATTTGCAGAGTGAACGCTGGCAACACAGAGCAGAAAACACCATTCACAG GCTCACCGAGAGTTCAGCTGGGGTGGCGGAGCAGTTGACATCCACCCAGCGGATGGCAGAAGATCTGGTTATAGCCCAAAGCGCGGCGCTCAAGTCCCAGGAGACCATCCTACGCAATGGAGAAGAGCTAAAGAGCACGCTGCAGGACTCGACACAAG GTTTGAGAGATGTGTTTGCAGAAATGAGGCATTCTGCTCAGGAGCAGCAGGTGGCGTTTGCCGAGATCTTTAACCGTGTGGCTTTTCTCCAGAGCTTCATCATGTCCGAGACCCACACATTCAGTTCCCTCTTCTACAACGCTCTGGGCATCGTCGCCTCTTTTTTTCTGACCTCTGTGCAGCGTACAGCTGGTGCCAG attttttcttttcgGAATCGTGGCTTTGAATGTGTATCTGGAAAGGATGATCTGTCGGATGGTTTTGGAAAATGAGGATGAAGGTTATCAACAGATG GAGAGAATCACCTTTTCAGTTGGAATCCTAAGAAGAGCTATGATTCTAATCGGTTGTCTCATTCTGCTTTACTTCGCTCTGCGGTATCGGAACATCAGCAGAGAAAGTCTGGAGATTCTGCGAGAGCTTAAGGAGACTCGCTCTGACCTTCAGCAGGCCCTCCAGAGAGCAG AATGTCTGTCGACATCTGTGGATGAATGGAAGAGAACCAGACGAAATCGCTGGGAATGCAAGCAGGAAGATAGCGATGGCAGTTTAGTTATTTTACATCCCTCTAGTGTTGTGAATTCAGCTCTGTCGACATTCTCGGGCTCTCGTGACA GCCAGCATTGTGAGAGCTTTTCTCCATCGCTGGAGACAAAGAGTACCACAGAACCCACGAGACGCAAGCGACGCACTTCAGGGTCTCGTGTGCGGCCGTCTGCCGCTGTGGTGTACAGTGTGCTGGTGGATGATGATCAGGTGCTGTAA